A single region of the Deltaproteobacteria bacterium genome encodes:
- a CDS encoding sigma 54-interacting transcriptional regulator, which yields MGATSEERLDSRFAGYLLDSMADGVFTLDGQGRITTWNPSMEKISGYTQGEAKGRSCAMLNFNLCIEKTCPTGVKECGIYDKGAVDAKECVLRHKNGYPVSVLKSARLVKDESGDVIGVVETVTDLTELKRARKKAEEFGLRLAEMHRLDKIIGKSHAMRQVFSAVRAAASSEATILIQGESGTGKELVAGAIHFNGGRADAPMVAVNCSALSESLLESELFGHVKGAFTGAVRDRAGRFEEAAGGTILLDEIGEISPFIQVKLLRVLQEREIERVGESRRIKIDIRVIASTNKDLFRLVKEGKFREDLYYRLKVFPIFVPPLRERKEDIPLLTAYFIDRLNGKTGKNIRGLSSMAMRLFLDYPWLGNVRELENAIEHAFVLCRKGEIDLFDLPVELRRAEYRPAATHTGGGVAGFPKRRTAVDRTGLLALLDQCGWNKAEVARQLGVSRTAVWKYMKKWDIPLSPGS from the coding sequence ATGGGCGCTACATCGGAGGAGAGGCTGGATTCCCGGTTTGCCGGTTATCTACTGGATTCCATGGCGGACGGCGTGTTCACCTTGGACGGTCAGGGGAGGATCACCACGTGGAATCCATCCATGGAAAAAATATCGGGGTACACGCAGGGCGAGGCCAAGGGGCGCTCCTGCGCCATGCTTAATTTCAATCTCTGTATCGAAAAAACTTGCCCGACCGGTGTGAAGGAATGCGGTATCTACGACAAGGGGGCGGTGGACGCCAAGGAGTGTGTGCTGCGGCACAAGAACGGCTACCCTGTGTCGGTTTTGAAAAGCGCACGCCTGGTAAAAGATGAAAGCGGCGATGTCATCGGGGTCGTAGAAACGGTTACGGACCTCACCGAACTGAAACGAGCCCGTAAGAAAGCGGAGGAGTTCGGTCTCCGTTTGGCAGAGATGCACCGCCTGGATAAAATTATCGGGAAAAGTCATGCCATGCGGCAGGTTTTTTCCGCCGTACGGGCGGCGGCTTCCAGCGAGGCAACCATTCTTATCCAGGGAGAAAGCGGCACAGGAAAGGAACTCGTGGCCGGTGCCATTCACTTCAACGGGGGACGGGCCGATGCACCCATGGTGGCGGTGAACTGCAGCGCTCTTTCCGAGTCCCTTCTGGAGAGTGAGCTCTTCGGCCACGTGAAAGGCGCCTTCACTGGCGCGGTTCGCGACAGAGCCGGCCGTTTCGAAGAGGCTGCCGGCGGCACGATACTCTTGGATGAAATCGGCGAAATCAGCCCTTTTATTCAGGTAAAGCTTCTCAGGGTCCTCCAGGAGCGGGAAATCGAGCGGGTGGGAGAGTCCCGCAGAATAAAAATCGATATCCGGGTTATTGCTTCGACCAACAAGGATCTTTTCCGGCTGGTCAAAGAGGGAAAATTTAGGGAGGACCTTTATTATCGTCTCAAGGTGTTTCCCATTTTCGTGCCGCCTTTGAGGGAGCGCAAGGAGGATATACCCCTGCTGACGGCCTATTTTATCGATCGCTTGAATGGGAAGACGGGAAAAAACATCCGCGGACTTTCATCGATGGCCATGCGACTGTTCCTGGATTACCCCTGGCTGGGAAATGTGCGCGAGCTGGAAAATGCGATCGAGCATGCCTTTGTCCTGTGTCGGAAAGGTGAAATCGACCTGTTCGATCTCCCCGTTGAACTGCGGCGGGCAGAATACAGACCTGCCGCAACCCATACCGGCGGCGGCGTTGCCGGCTTTCCAAAAAGGAGAACGGCCGTCGACAGGACCGGCTTGCTGGCACTTCTCGACCAGTGTGGTTGGAACAAAGCCGAGGTTGCCAGGCAATTGGGAGTTAGCCGAACCGCTGTATGGAAATATATGAAGAAGTGGGATATCCCTTTGTCACCGGGGTCGTGA
- a CDS encoding zinc ribbon domain-containing protein — protein MPIYEYKCESCDSCFEKLVFSSDEKEIVCPCCGGVKTKKLLSAGTFVSGSGSGSACAPNASSGFS, from the coding sequence ATGCCGATTTACGAGTACAAATGTGAAAGCTGCGACAGCTGCTTTGAAAAGCTGGTTTTCAGCAGCGATGAAAAAGAGATTGTCTGCCCCTGCTGCGGGGGCGTCAAAACCAAAAAGCTGCTGAGTGCCGGAACGTTCGTGAGCGGGTCCGGCAGTGGGAGTGCCTGCGCTCCCAACGCATCCAGCGGCTTTTCATGA
- a CDS encoding MoxR family ATPase, which yields MVAIENGSAFTGATRYVLDEELANIVNISMALEMPLLLKGEPGTGKTMLAHAIAESLRMPLIVLNVKSSMKLVDALYQYDTLTRLNDSRFSDSGRDVSNIEEYIKMGKIGQAFTSENRTVLLIDEIDKADTDFQDDMLDVLDQMEFDIIEIDKTVAARNRPVIIITSNAKKDLSDPFLGRCNFHHIAFPDPKMMRKIIRVHFPDLDEELIENAIGTFYSLREIDAVEKRPATRELINWIRALEADPDFKPKRLSKGDVPFLGVLFKKSQDYDRALQRTERRRLF from the coding sequence ATGGTAGCGATTGAAAATGGTAGCGCATTTACAGGGGCGACCCGTTATGTTCTGGACGAAGAGTTGGCCAACATCGTCAACATTTCGATGGCACTGGAGATGCCGCTGCTTCTCAAGGGCGAACCGGGAACCGGCAAAACCATGCTGGCCCATGCCATTGCCGAGAGCTTGAGGATGCCGCTCATTGTCCTCAATGTGAAGTCGAGCATGAAGCTGGTGGATGCCCTCTATCAGTATGATACGCTGACGAGACTGAACGACAGCCGCTTCAGCGACTCCGGAAGGGATGTCAGCAACATAGAAGAGTACATCAAAATGGGCAAGATCGGCCAGGCCTTTACTTCGGAGAATCGAACGGTCCTTCTGATCGACGAGATCGACAAGGCGGACACGGATTTTCAGGACGACATGCTGGACGTGCTCGATCAGATGGAATTCGACATTATCGAAATCGATAAAACCGTCGCCGCCCGCAACCGTCCGGTCATCATTATTACCTCAAACGCTAAAAAGGACCTGTCCGATCCGTTTTTGGGGCGCTGCAACTTTCACCACATCGCCTTTCCGGACCCCAAGATGATGCGCAAGATTATCCGGGTTCATTTTCCGGATCTTGACGAAGAACTGATCGAAAACGCCATCGGTACGTTTTACAGCCTGAGGGAAATAGACGCCGTCGAAAAAAGGCCGGCCACGCGCGAGCTGATCAACTGGATCCGGGCACTGGAGGCAGACCCGGATTTTAAGCCCAAGAGACTGTCCAAGGGCGATGTCCCCTTTCTGGGTGTACTTTTTAAGAAGAGCCAGGACTACGACAGGGCGCTGCAGCGGACAGAACGGCGAAGGTTGTTCTAA
- a CDS encoding PLP-dependent aspartate aminotransferase family protein: MTGNKSRIDYASLCVHAGEGVDPATKALRRPIHMANSYELPTEIEDLLEVFSWDHLDKFQYTREHSATPRHLEERLAALEGGEDCVVTASGMGAVSALLFTLLNAGDHLVASEVCYTGTQKLMSTHLPRFGVEATLVDTTDVEAVAAAIRPETKAVLVETPGNPLVFLSDIEKIAAKAHATGAVLIVDSTWSGLIGQSPLRCGADIVIHSATKYLNGHGDALGGAIVGPRKLLADVREYGIVHLGACISPFNAWLIMRGLVTLPLRMEKHADNAIKVAEFLQTRKGVTHVRYPGLADHPQHGLACKQMGNFSGMLNFSLEIELLRNFEFLKALQMIKHAVSLGHDQSLILFIPTVFFFEDMVNFNESQQKKYARIMGDGIYRFSVGIEDADAIIADLEQAFDRVGLAG, encoded by the coding sequence ATGACCGGAAACAAAAGCCGGATCGACTACGCCTCGTTGTGCGTGCATGCCGGCGAGGGGGTAGATCCCGCAACCAAAGCGTTGCGCCGCCCGATTCACATGGCCAACTCTTACGAGCTCCCCACTGAAATAGAAGACCTGTTGGAAGTATTCTCATGGGACCACCTTGACAAGTTCCAATACACCCGTGAACACAGCGCAACCCCCAGGCATCTCGAAGAGCGACTGGCCGCTCTCGAAGGCGGTGAGGACTGTGTGGTGACCGCCAGCGGGATGGGAGCGGTGTCGGCGCTTTTGTTCACCCTGCTAAATGCCGGCGATCACCTGGTGGCCTCGGAGGTCTGCTACACCGGCACCCAAAAACTGATGAGCACCCACCTGCCCCGCTTCGGTGTAGAGGCGACACTCGTGGACACCACCGATGTGGAAGCCGTGGCTGCGGCTATTCGACCGGAAACGAAAGCCGTCCTGGTCGAAACACCCGGGAACCCCCTGGTTTTTCTCAGCGACATCGAAAAAATTGCAGCCAAGGCCCACGCAACCGGTGCCGTCCTGATCGTAGACAGCACCTGGTCGGGCTTGATCGGCCAGAGCCCTCTGCGGTGCGGCGCCGATATTGTCATCCACAGTGCCACCAAGTATCTGAACGGTCATGGAGACGCTCTGGGCGGAGCCATCGTGGGACCCCGCAAGCTGCTTGCGGACGTCAGGGAATACGGAATCGTCCACCTCGGCGCCTGCATCAGCCCGTTCAATGCCTGGTTGATCATGAGAGGCCTGGTCACCTTACCCCTGAGAATGGAAAAGCATGCCGACAACGCCATCAAAGTCGCCGAATTCTTACAGACCCGCAAGGGCGTGACCCATGTCCGCTATCCCGGACTTGCCGACCATCCGCAACATGGTCTGGCCTGCAAGCAGATGGGCAACTTTTCCGGGATGCTCAATTTCAGCCTGGAGATCGAACTGCTGCGCAACTTCGAGTTCCTGAAGGCGCTGCAGATGATCAAACACGCCGTCTCCCTGGGCCACGACCAGAGCCTCATCCTTTTCATACCCACGGTCTTCTTTTTTGAAGACATGGTCAACTTCAATGAATCCCAGCAAAAAAAATATGCCAGGATCATGGGCGACGGCATCTACCGCTTCAGCGTAGGCATCGAGGATGCCGACGCCATTATCGCCGATCTGGAACAGGCGTTCGACAGGGTGGGGTTGGCCGGTTGA
- a CDS encoding trimethylamine methyltransferase family protein has translation MKPGRLEFLSSDEVESIRSRTLEILKDTGIRVTLKKMRDLLSDHGCTVNESSRIVKFPADLVEQCIRKAPSDFVICGADPAVRFPVGAEKRVWAGLGTAFRMLDTETGETAEATHGDVEKHLILFDHLDNVSCNQMDIWAQDLPMHTIHVEAIRTWALQCTKSIGMGAYGVMATTDMMEMVSMVMGGRDRLKENHPFCGIVSIESPLSSTQAQLEGLMILGEHHMPALVSPEAMAGTTAPAPLAGLLLQHNTEIIAHVVMAQVANPGAPVMYGTVSTIADMKSGFPALGSIETGMISAASAQLARSYNLPVRTVAGATDAKMLDVQCGFERAQSMLLAAMGGADYITCVGTLESTNLGAHEMAVIDNEIIGRIERALEGIDVNETLMAAADIQRVGPGGNYLLEPLTLEKFKSEHFIPRVSDRDPMEAWKTAGSKGIADHARAEVSRILLEHTPVGIDPKLKKALNEYVESVKKRTVDDFEAAEWGP, from the coding sequence ATGAAACCGGGACGCCTTGAATTCCTGAGTTCAGACGAAGTCGAAAGCATCCGAAGCCGGACCCTTGAAATCCTGAAAGATACCGGCATCAGGGTTACCCTGAAAAAGATGCGTGATCTTTTGTCTGACCACGGCTGTACGGTGAATGAAAGCAGCAGGATCGTCAAATTCCCGGCTGACCTGGTCGAGCAGTGCATACGAAAGGCGCCGTCCGATTTTGTGATCTGCGGTGCCGACCCGGCGGTCCGCTTTCCCGTCGGTGCGGAAAAGCGGGTTTGGGCGGGCCTGGGAACCGCCTTCAGAATGCTGGATACAGAAACCGGCGAAACGGCTGAAGCCACCCATGGGGACGTTGAGAAACACCTGATCCTTTTCGACCACCTGGACAACGTATCCTGCAACCAGATGGACATCTGGGCCCAGGACCTGCCCATGCACACCATCCACGTGGAGGCCATCCGCACATGGGCGCTGCAGTGCACGAAGTCCATCGGCATGGGCGCCTATGGCGTCATGGCCACCACCGACATGATGGAAATGGTTTCCATGGTTATGGGCGGCCGGGACCGCCTGAAGGAAAATCATCCCTTCTGCGGCATCGTAAGCATCGAAAGCCCCCTGTCGAGCACACAGGCTCAGCTGGAGGGGCTCATGATCCTCGGTGAGCATCACATGCCCGCACTGGTATCGCCGGAAGCCATGGCCGGAACGACGGCTCCGGCCCCCCTGGCGGGCCTGTTGCTCCAGCACAATACCGAAATTATCGCCCATGTGGTCATGGCACAGGTTGCCAACCCGGGAGCCCCAGTCATGTACGGTACGGTGTCGACCATTGCCGATATGAAATCGGGCTTTCCCGCCCTCGGCTCCATCGAAACCGGCATGATCAGTGCCGCCTCCGCGCAGCTGGCAAGGTCCTACAACCTTCCGGTGCGCACCGTGGCTGGGGCCACGGACGCCAAAATGCTGGATGTTCAGTGCGGGTTCGAAAGGGCTCAGTCCATGCTTTTGGCTGCCATGGGAGGCGCCGACTACATCACCTGCGTCGGCACGCTTGAATCCACCAACCTCGGCGCCCACGAAATGGCTGTGATCGACAATGAGATCATCGGCAGGATCGAAAGGGCCCTCGAAGGTATCGATGTCAACGAAACCCTGATGGCCGCTGCGGATATTCAGCGTGTGGGGCCCGGCGGCAACTACCTGCTGGAGCCCTTGACACTGGAAAAATTCAAAAGCGAACATTTTATCCCACGGGTGTCGGACCGGGACCCGATGGAAGCCTGGAAAACGGCGGGCAGCAAGGGAATCGCAGACCACGCCCGGGCCGAAGTTTCCCGGATACTTTTGGAACACACACCGGTGGGAATCGATCCCAAGCTGAAAAAGGCCCTGAACGAATATGTCGAATCCGTAAAAAAACGCACGGTCGACGATTTTGAAGCCGCCGAATGGGGCCCGTAA
- a CDS encoding MFS transporter, producing the protein MENQLTEAPLTFRETILYNLAGFSLNVYDTVIATWIMFFYMPPEGSHHIRYIPMALLGLILAGGRILDAVTDPLVGYLSDRTVSRWGRRKPFIFISAPLLFIAFAMIWLPPEADTSWVNGCYLAAILFVYYWAYTGVLIPWFAVLPEMRQENRKRVKIATIGVAIGVLGALAGGGLSGPLLEKAGAFKMALILGAAAFIGSELTLLGIREHPLERHTGMDADAAGFFRVLKEVFADRQVIAFSITIMLVQLTYQLMLMNVPYFTTLVMGQDEAAASMLMGKIIIIMALSTPLWYLLLSKFPKRHVFRVIMLIMTAGFILSFFIGELPVVPLSFQAVIVFALVAVPVGGMFAVAIGLIADLTDYDELKSGRRREAVYYGIYGIVRKTGWAFCSLIMMGVFRWFGFSAENPAGVRVIWLVCALACLLGFVAFIPYKIRDNQEDTRKQMDHDRAI; encoded by the coding sequence ATGGAAAACCAGCTTACCGAAGCACCCCTGACCTTCCGGGAAACCATCCTTTACAACCTGGCCGGCTTTTCGCTCAATGTGTACGACACCGTCATTGCCACCTGGATCATGTTTTTCTACATGCCCCCGGAGGGCAGCCACCATATCCGCTATATCCCCATGGCCCTGTTGGGCCTCATTCTAGCCGGGGGAAGGATCCTGGATGCGGTGACCGACCCGCTCGTCGGTTACCTGAGCGACCGCACCGTGTCCCGCTGGGGACGGCGCAAACCGTTTATTTTCATCTCCGCCCCTCTGCTGTTTATAGCCTTTGCCATGATTTGGCTGCCGCCCGAGGCCGATACCAGCTGGGTGAACGGATGTTACCTGGCCGCCATCTTGTTCGTCTACTACTGGGCGTATACCGGTGTCCTCATCCCCTGGTTTGCCGTGCTGCCCGAAATGCGGCAGGAAAACAGAAAGAGGGTCAAAATCGCCACCATCGGTGTCGCCATCGGCGTGCTGGGCGCACTGGCAGGGGGCGGTCTTTCCGGTCCTTTGCTGGAGAAAGCGGGCGCTTTCAAAATGGCGCTCATCCTGGGTGCGGCGGCCTTTATCGGCTCCGAACTCACCCTGCTTGGCATCCGGGAACACCCCTTGGAACGGCACACGGGCATGGATGCAGACGCCGCCGGGTTTTTCCGGGTTCTCAAAGAGGTGTTTGCGGATCGTCAGGTGATCGCCTTCTCGATTACGATCATGCTGGTACAACTGACCTACCAGCTGATGCTGATGAATGTGCCTTATTTCACTACCCTGGTCATGGGGCAGGATGAAGCGGCAGCCTCCATGTTGATGGGAAAAATCATCATTATCATGGCGCTTTCCACCCCCCTGTGGTATTTATTGCTGAGCAAATTTCCAAAACGGCATGTCTTCAGGGTCATTATGCTGATCATGACGGCCGGATTCATCCTCAGTTTTTTCATCGGGGAATTGCCCGTGGTGCCGCTTTCGTTTCAGGCCGTCATCGTTTTCGCCCTCGTCGCCGTTCCGGTGGGAGGAATGTTTGCCGTGGCCATCGGCCTGATTGCCGATCTGACCGATTACGACGAACTCAAGTCGGGCAGGAGAAGGGAAGCTGTTTACTACGGCATATACGGCATTGTCAGAAAAACCGGCTGGGCCTTCTGTTCCCTGATCATGATGGGTGTGTTTCGATGGTTCGGGTTCAGCGCCGAAAACCCCGCGGGCGTCAGGGTCATCTGGCTGGTGTGCGCCTTGGCCTGCCTGCTGGGCTTTGTTGCCTTCATCCCGTACAAGATCCGGGACAATCAGGAGGACACCCGGAAACAAATGGATCATGACAGGGCCATTTAA
- a CDS encoding OprO/OprP family phosphate-selective porin codes for MTGPFKHCQLMIASVCLLAAIDAVCVWAGTLPGADAETFSTTARGKKDGGWRGPVRGWHYYLEDGYLGIDNYAENIAFRINGQIIGDAGRIDADDQLQTAFPGLDQNNWLFRKLHISVYANFYDTFDFRVGIDFANTRDIQDIWIRYLGHPFLKKIKVGNLKEPFSLEHLTSITRTTFMERALPEAAFSAGHNIGIRYDSQETQRKWNLGAGLFLNTGSFSDLGDAQNQISEANGVDATVRVFGTPAADGSGARILHLGLAYSFGLRDDRHASSAMEFRTRPESRLTDERLVDTGALAGKGLDKANAELALVWGSLSLQGQLHYVDVDADAYGDPQFWGYYTFLSYLLTGEHRKYNRALGIFSGIDPQPSFHPLKGEWGAWEVALRHSHVDLNGGDVRGGRESDATAGLNWIYNRNARLMVNYVYAHVTDRETPTVEDGITHIFQVRFQFIW; via the coding sequence ATGACAGGGCCATTTAAACATTGCCAGCTGATGATCGCATCCGTCTGCCTGCTGGCAGCCATCGACGCGGTCTGCGTGTGGGCAGGGACGCTTCCCGGCGCCGATGCGGAAACCTTTTCTACAACGGCAAGGGGAAAAAAAGATGGCGGCTGGCGGGGGCCGGTCAGGGGGTGGCATTATTACCTGGAGGACGGCTACCTCGGCATCGACAATTATGCGGAAAATATTGCCTTCAGAATCAACGGGCAGATCATCGGCGATGCCGGCCGTATCGATGCCGACGATCAACTGCAAACCGCGTTCCCGGGCCTTGACCAAAACAATTGGCTTTTTCGCAAATTGCATATCTCCGTCTACGCAAATTTTTACGACACGTTCGATTTCCGGGTGGGCATCGATTTTGCCAACACCAGAGACATACAGGATATCTGGATCCGTTACCTCGGTCACCCCTTTCTAAAAAAGATCAAGGTGGGCAACCTGAAGGAACCGTTTTCACTGGAGCATCTCACCAGCATCACCCGGACGACCTTCATGGAAAGAGCACTGCCGGAAGCGGCTTTCAGCGCCGGCCACAACATCGGGATACGTTACGACAGCCAGGAAACCCAGAGGAAATGGAACCTGGGGGCGGGTTTGTTTTTAAACACGGGATCCTTTTCCGACCTGGGAGATGCACAAAACCAAATCAGCGAGGCCAATGGCGTCGATGCGACCGTGCGTGTCTTCGGCACGCCGGCAGCCGATGGTTCAGGCGCAAGAATCCTGCATCTAGGCCTGGCCTACAGCTTCGGCCTGCGTGACGACCGGCACGCAAGTTCGGCCATGGAATTCCGAACCAGGCCCGAGTCGAGGCTCACCGATGAACGCCTCGTGGACACGGGGGCATTGGCCGGCAAGGGACTTGACAAAGCCAATGCCGAACTGGCACTGGTTTGGGGGTCCCTGTCCCTTCAAGGGCAGTTGCATTACGTAGACGTGGATGCAGATGCATATGGCGACCCGCAATTCTGGGGCTACTACACTTTCCTGAGTTATCTCCTTACCGGTGAGCACCGAAAATACAACCGGGCCCTCGGTATTTTTTCCGGGATCGACCCGCAGCCTTCCTTCCATCCGCTCAAGGGTGAATGGGGGGCGTGGGAAGTTGCCCTGCGTCACTCCCATGTCGATTTGAACGGCGGCGACGTCAGGGGAGGACGTGAAAGCGACGCCACCGCCGGGTTGAACTGGATTTACAACCGCAATGCCCGGCTGATGGTAAACTATGTCTATGCGCACGTGACCGATCGCGAAACGCCGACCGTCGAGGACGGCATCACCCATATTTTTCAGGTCCGCTTTCAGTTCATCTGGTGA
- a CDS encoding nitroreductase family protein codes for MNLFEVNEDTCNQDGICAAVCPAGIIDIQKGAYPAPVDGAEEICIECGHCVAVCPTASFSHRDMPKEKCPPLNPDLNISLEQCEQFLRSRRSTRRYRKRPVSQELLSKLIRLARYAPTGHNSQGVAWLVMGDRDELNRLAGVTVDWMRWMLKNAPEFAQSLHMGRTIRRWEEGKDIVFRGAPVVIVAHAAKHDLQAQTSCTIALSYLELAAAGLGLGSCWAGYFNAAANNFPPMMEALPLPDGHQCRGAMMVGYPTYTYHRLPLRKPPEITWRL; via the coding sequence ATGAACTTGTTCGAAGTAAACGAAGACACCTGTAACCAGGACGGCATCTGTGCCGCCGTCTGTCCAGCCGGCATCATCGACATTCAAAAAGGGGCCTATCCGGCGCCTGTCGACGGGGCGGAAGAGATATGTATCGAATGCGGCCATTGCGTCGCCGTATGCCCCACGGCCAGCTTCTCCCATCGTGATATGCCCAAGGAAAAATGCCCGCCGTTGAATCCGGACCTTAATATCTCTTTAGAGCAATGCGAACAGTTCCTGCGATCCCGGCGATCCACGAGAAGGTACAGGAAGAGGCCGGTGTCACAAGAATTGCTTTCAAAATTGATACGCCTCGCAAGGTACGCCCCGACCGGACACAACTCCCAAGGCGTGGCGTGGCTTGTCATGGGGGACAGGGACGAGTTAAACCGTCTTGCCGGGGTCACCGTCGATTGGATGCGCTGGATGTTGAAGAACGCGCCCGAATTCGCCCAGTCCCTGCATATGGGCAGGACGATTCGTCGCTGGGAAGAGGGAAAAGACATCGTTTTTCGAGGCGCACCCGTCGTAATCGTCGCCCATGCCGCCAAACATGATCTTCAGGCCCAGACATCATGCACAATTGCATTGTCATACCTCGAATTGGCGGCAGCCGGTTTGGGGCTGGGGAGCTGCTGGGCAGGTTATTTCAATGCCGCTGCCAACAATTTCCCCCCGATGATGGAGGCCCTGCCTCTTCCGGATGGCCACCAATGCCGGGGTGCCATGATGGTGGGTTATCCAACATATACGTACCACCGGCTGCCGCTGCGCAAGCCGCCTGAAATAACGTGGCGCCTGTAA
- a CDS encoding trimethylamine methyltransferase family protein, whose translation MESLDAAKVHEASLAILQEVGIVFHGKRAVDIFKRHGIRTDGNHVFITSDQVQKALESSPSTFRLHARNPDKSVIVGSGQTAIAPGYGAPNIMDPPCNKRNANLEDYRRFCRLIHTSEVVNIAGFLIVDPEGLPRKTYHLDMLHNVMTLCDKPFMGSPLSMTAMEDAVRMGRILFGRSPDERVPFETVMISNINSLAPLQFSEEMADAMIVSARNGQAVIIAGMGIMGASSPMIPAGHLVVQTACFLAGLVLTQLVRPGSPVVYGGGGSQLDMQSGSYYNGSPESLKGILTAGAMAHFYHLPCRSGGGLNDAHGLDFQAGAQAAMALMCTLQAGIDFILHACGILAAYMAMSYEKFIVDEELIQVVRKTLAPIEVNDDTIDMQSIREVGACGEYLTHRRTLELCRSAFMPTRVMNRLPFDSWQAEGAPDIYTRASAVLKQRFDAYQKPDLDPSIARDLRGYMLAVSSES comes from the coding sequence ATGGAATCATTAGACGCTGCTAAAGTCCACGAGGCTTCACTGGCTATCCTTCAGGAGGTGGGGATTGTTTTTCACGGAAAAAGGGCGGTGGACATTTTCAAGCGCCACGGTATCCGGACCGACGGAAACCATGTGTTCATAACATCGGACCAGGTTCAGAAAGCGCTGGAAAGCTCGCCTTCAACTTTCAGGCTGCATGCCCGCAACCCTGACAAAAGCGTCATCGTCGGATCCGGACAAACCGCCATTGCCCCGGGGTACGGCGCCCCGAACATAATGGACCCGCCCTGCAACAAGAGGAACGCTAATCTGGAGGATTACCGGCGTTTCTGCCGGTTGATACATACGTCTGAAGTGGTCAATATTGCCGGCTTTCTGATCGTCGACCCCGAAGGCCTCCCCCGGAAAACCTATCACCTGGACATGCTCCACAACGTCATGACCCTCTGTGACAAGCCCTTCATGGGCAGTCCGCTTTCCATGACAGCCATGGAAGATGCCGTGCGTATGGGCCGCATCCTTTTCGGGCGTTCGCCCGATGAAAGAGTCCCCTTTGAAACGGTAATGATTTCCAATATAAACAGCCTGGCGCCGCTGCAGTTTTCAGAAGAGATGGCCGATGCAATGATCGTGTCCGCCCGCAACGGACAGGCGGTGATCATTGCCGGTATGGGTATCATGGGTGCGTCTTCCCCGATGATACCCGCAGGACATCTGGTCGTCCAGACAGCCTGCTTTCTGGCCGGTCTGGTTCTGACCCAACTTGTCAGACCCGGTTCCCCGGTTGTTTACGGCGGGGGCGGCTCGCAGCTGGACATGCAGAGCGGCAGCTACTACAACGGTTCGCCGGAAAGCCTGAAAGGCATTCTGACCGCCGGTGCCATGGCGCATTTCTACCATTTGCCCTGCCGCTCGGGGGGAGGGCTCAACGATGCCCACGGCCTCGATTTTCAGGCAGGCGCCCAGGCGGCCATGGCGCTCATGTGCACCTTGCAGGCCGGGATTGATTTTATCCTGCATGCCTGCGGTATTCTAGCCGCTTACATGGCCATGAGTTACGAAAAGTTTATTGTCGACGAAGAACTTATTCAAGTTGTTCGCAAAACGCTTGCCCCCATCGAAGTCAACGACGACACCATCGATATGCAAAGCATCCGCGAGGTGGGCGCCTGCGGCGAATACCTGACGCATCGACGCACCCTGGAACTGTGCCGCAGCGCGTTCATGCCGACGCGCGTCATGAATCGCCTGCCCTTCGACAGCTGGCAGGCTGAAGGCGCGCCGGATATTTACACACGGGCTTCGGCGGTGCTGAAACAGCGTTTCGATGCCTACCAAAAGCCCGATCTGGATCCTTCCATCGCCAGGGATCTTCGGGGCTACATGCTGGCTGTCAGCAGCGAATCCTGA